The DNA region GTTAGcagctactactactactataaaaccTCTTTTGTCTTTCCAAATCCCCACAAACTTCACTACAACACTCtttcaaattttcttttattgtgatattgatgatgatgagtagtagtagtagtagtagtaaaggTAAAATCCCAAAAAGTAATAGCAAATTAGATGAAGATGGAAGTGAGATGAGAAGAGGGCCATGGACATTAGAGGAAGACAATCTACTCATTCAACACATCACCTCTCATGGCGAAGGCCAATGGAATTCCTTATCCAAATCTGCAGGTGAAACTTAAACACATCCTACTTCGTTAAAATTTTCTAATTCCATTTACACTTATCATttactaattttaatttaaattttatgtatGCAGGGCTTAAACGAACAGGGAAAAGCTGTCGATTAAGATGGCTTAATTATCTGAAACCAGACATCAAAAGAGGAAACCTTAGCCCCCACGAACAACTCTTGATCCTCGAACTTCATTCCAGATGGGGAAATAGGTCCGTTATTGtgttttcatttatattttaatcaatcacttaaatttaaaattataattctaCATACTAAAATAtgttaaattgaataataattgCAGGTGGTCGAAAATAGCACAGCACTTGCCGGGAAGGACCGACAACGAAATAAAGAACTATTGGAGGACGAGAGTGCAAAAGCAAGCCCGGCAGCTGAAGATCGATTCCAACAGCAAGAACTTTCTAGAAGCCGTCCGACTCTACTGGATGCCCAGATTGCTCGAGAAAATGGAACAGAACGCCAAGTCATCATCCtcggaaactccgaatctcgccATCTCCGCCGCCGCAGCGCCGCCTTCCCCGATTCAAATAAGCCACCCCGCGCCGCCTAATTCAGAGatggaaattgaagaaatttcaAGGCTTTTGAGCTCGCCTGAATCGTTTGATGAGGATGGCGGGTACGTTACAGCGTACGGAGTGGGGGAATCGGAATGCCACGCGGCGGATGTTGATTGGTTCGGGGAGGATATTGGAATTAACTCTTTTTGGAATAGTGATGAGTTGTGGCAGTTTAGGAGATTAGattgataattatatatttttactgTAATAATACTGTTAGTGTTAGTGTAGAAAAATGGCTCTTGTTTTTGTCGCAGAGCCAAAAACTTAGTAGTCATTATATATAGATCTACTTTCTTGTATTGCTATGTATGTGTGAAAATTTTGGTTTATCCCATTTTTTCCAAGTCCGTTCCACATTGTTTGTCTTATTTCACtttcatattccattaattcattcctactcacattttattataaaattaatatatataaaagtatgactcatatTCTGCTAACTttttttaactcattttttatattatttcttaaaatccgtgtctagtcaaagtgggacaaattatctgagacggagggagtacttaattGGGGTAGTTTTGGACTTTTGGGGGAAATTTTAGCCATTCATGAATCGATCTTACAAAATACTCTAATGAGATATTCATGGCGTGGGAAGAATTTTAATCCTCCATTTATTTGAAAGCGTTGAAAAAAATAGAGGCGCGGTCAATTCACGATAACGTTGTTGAAGTGACAATTTGAAAAGGATGAAATGTGTAGTCTAATCACATACATATATGTGTGTAAAGAATTGTTTACAATAGTTTTTCTTTGGGCGATCCAAATCTTGAAATAGATAATCATAATATTAGATTTGGTTAGTGAGCAAGTGGGCGAGCAATCAAGCATGATATTCCAATTGACTAGTTATAATCGACATTTTTAGTCTAACCTAAGCCACCATTTCAATTTCCTACCGCCGCTAATTACGAGTAGAATTAGTATTGAATACCTTCACCAATTTATCAACATATTCCACAAGCCAGAAAATTAGAAACAAACAATACTAGTAATTGAAGAGTCATTTATCAAATAAAGccagaaaattagaaaaaatatatagtactcctataaaGGTTGAAGGGTCGTTTATCAAATATTTCCGCGGGTACCGTTACACTTTTGTTCAAAACTTTAACTTCAAAACCTTTTCACTtagtatttttttgttgtataaTATTTCATCTAAAATCTCAATTGTACTTGTACATAATACTGGTATCTAATAGAGTATTTTTAGAGTGTCATATAAGTAATAGCGTGAATTAATTTagattttttaaattcatatgGAGTGAATTAATTCATTTCTCTTAAATCTCAAAACTAcgatttattgataaaactaaATAGTAATTCATGATCCATAATCCGAACAACTTTTTGTTGCCCTCTAAGAATATATGATACTTCCACGATATAAATGATAAACCATAAATGTTTATTGTGCTAGAGATGCACTGAATTTTATTACTCGTGTTTCCAATAAAAGTGCACACATGAGTCATCACGATTGACCCCACAAAGtatatgatttatttatttggttTTCCCTCACAATATTATCGTTGACGAAATTGGAAAAAAGGTGAAAATCATGATAAGTGTAAGTGGATTTTTCCATCAATCAAATACTAGTTGACATGCTTCCTTAATATGCATATTCCTAGTTAACATGCAATTAGCTAAAACTTCGAAGTTTTGTTCAAAAATCGAAATACTCTTATGCATCTACTACCTTCTACTCcgatatagtactatatatgtCAGCATCCCACTATAGATTTAGCCTAAAAAATTTGCAATGTAGATTTCCAAGAAAAAATGGTTCAATTATTTGCTTTTTCACTGTTGTCGGCCCCTCGAAATGAAAGGGCACTTAtggcatcattaaccccgtccccatttccggccccaagtcccctccacgtcatcattcctctacagttgtgACCCAGGCcacaactgctgtaaccctgcaggttgcggcccgggccgcaactaataaatgacactattcacaactccaatctatttaactcgtaaacgcaattcgttgaacaattgaaaccgggaaaatgcattgttcattaaaaattaacattacattactagacgaagtAAATTTGAAATAACAtttcattagaaattaacatttCAATCCTCTATGTTGATCGCTGTTGAATCAATCCATTGGCGCCGAAACAAAGGGTATAATAGAGTATTGAAATGGAAcgcgggattgaaatggatggaacgcatgctcgtatttatagacatcgaattaaaaaaaaattggatttgcggcccggccaaaagagcgtgtaacgctgggccgggacgcgggacatGCCGGGCCGGGATGCGGGACGCTccccaggccgggaacgcggcccagGGACGGGCCTAAGCCGTGCCGcccttccgtgtaatgcatgggacgggccgggactcgcgatttgcggcccagCCCATGGCGCTCTTATCAAACCTAATCAATCCAAATGCATTACTATTTTCTTTCTTTGCTGCCAGTAACAGCCTAACCTCCCTCATCTCCAGTGGTCACCAATCACAGTGTATGTTTTCTGCAATGCTGAAAGTCACATCTCTCTCTTTCTGAACAAGATAGGATGTAGAGTATAGAGTACAGGTCCACAACTATCTATCTGACTATCTACAaaagaaaccctaaattctaGTAGATtgtagtccggtccggtttttaaaacactgaTTGTAACCGTTGAGTCACTATGTGACATGTAAAAGTAGCTTATAACGAACTCAAGTACAAAGAGGTGTAGAGGAAAAACATCAGTGACAGGAAGTTTGCCAGCTGAAACTATGAACTACAGTTACAAAACATACATTTACCATCCGGATTACAAACGACACAAAATCACACAATGGTCAGTTTTGAAAAAGCAGAAATTTGATTTTACTACATAAGACAATGTACTTATTGTACTCGTATTTGTGCACAGTTTTGCTTATACATTTCATCTACACTTGGCCTTCCAAATTCACTTCCCCTGCTTACCATAACTGTCTCGCAATGTTACAGTGCGGTTAAACACGAGCTTCTCAGGAGAAGAATCCGGGTCAACAACAAAGTAGCCTGGACGATGAGTGAAACGAAAATGACTCAGCTATaacatataaacaaaattttaaagttCCAAGACCATGACCTTCAAAACTATGAGTTCAAAGTCTTCCAAGCCCTTCAACATTTTTCTGTTCAAGTTTCTCTAGCATGTCATTGGTcatcatttcatttttcaagATAAAACAATTTCATTTTGGGAACAAAACACTCAGTTAAACATAAAACACACAGAAGTGGGGGAGATAAGACTCCAACAAGCAGTGGTTATTGCCACACATCATCAAGAAGGGCCcctacatttatttattttatttattttggttggGCTGATCATTAGAGCTAATATTTGGTTGATCTGTATATAACATTTAATGTGTGTGATTGGGATCTATGTAGCTTAGGTCAAGGATGATATGTTGCTGGATTGAGGCACATACCTAGTCTTTCAAACTGAAAACTGTCTCCAACAGCAGCATTCTTGATAGAAGGCACAGTGTATGCATCTGCTATAACTACTTTCGAGTGTGGGTTTAAATCGCTAAGCCAGTCATCAAGTTCGGCAGGATTCTGGTCACAATACCAAACAACAGTGAGTGTGCACAATGCTGCTATAAAAAAGTCAAAAGTTTATTAAAAGATAATGAAGAAGTCCCAACCTCAGAATTAAATAGTTTGTCAAACAATCTAACTTCCACCTTAAGAGGATTAGCTCCAGGTGAAGATTCTGAAACCCAGTGCAGAACACCCTGTAGAACAGAATGTCagtaatttaatattattcGAGAAATCTAAACATCCATTCATGCCGTCACAACTATTTAAAGCTTACCTTTGGTTTGCTTTTCTTAGATGGATCGTACTCAGCACGAATTTCATGCACGGTCTCATTATCATCGCCTAAAATCACTTCTGTGCACTTAATAGGAAATGCATACCTATATTAGGGAGAAGCATAATTGAGTGCCATCTGAAAATACTAAGCTACGGAAAAACTTTAAGAGTAACTGCAGAAAGAGGTACCTAAGGAGGACAGATTTCCCAGGAGCAAGTCCATAGTAATCTTTAGAATCTTTCAAACGAAAATCAGATTGTTCAATGTAAACAACCTTAGAGAAAGGGACCTGAATAAAAGGAGCAAGAATAAACTTCAAAGAGCCATCACGAAATAGCAATAACAGGTAAACACGTGCAAAATTAATATAAGCAGGTTGGACGATGCATCATCGGCATGAGCATGTGGACATTTCTTGGCACAAAGCTATACCTTATAAAAAGAAGATGCATCATCTGCAGGAGCATCTGGCCATTTCTTGGCATCAAGATCCATGACTGCAGCATCCATGTTTGTAATTACAACCTGAAATACAAAAAAAGATGGATGAAACCTCATGTTCCAGTATGCGAAATTTACACATGTGCATGCCCATGAAAGATGCACACCTTCAATGGGTTTAGCACAACCATGGCCCGAGGTGCTGTTTTGTTCAGTTCTTCCCTTATATGGTACTCTAGGCGGTTCAGACGTATTAAACTATTATCACTGCAGGACCAAGATtttttatttctcaataatCAAAGACCATGGAGAAATAAAATTGTGGAATACAATCAACAGATAATCAACCTTCTTGTAATCCCAATTCCTCGAACAAAAGCATTTATTGAAGTTGAAGTTACGCCTCTACGTCTCAATCCAGCCAGAGTCATAAGGCGAGGATCATCCCAACCATCGACCCACTTTTCTGTCACAAGTCGATTTAACTGCAAGAGCATGCAAGATAGGATCAGATCCAATTGTGAATTGAACTACCCACTCAAAGCCTCTCCATACTTCAACACACCTTACGCTTTGACATCACTGTATTGGTAATATTCAATCGAGAATATTCCCACACATATGGTTGGTAGAGACCCAGTGCGTCCAATAACCAGTAGTATGAGGCACGCCGTGTCTCAAACTCAAGTGTGCACAGCTACATGATCGACCACACAttcaggaaaaaaaattattactatGAGATGTAGCAATCAAAATTATATAACCATGCTGATAAAAAGAATCAGGAAAATGATGCTCTTGTTTTACTTGTTAAGAGACCGACAACAAGAAAACCAGTTGAATTAGAAAAGGTTATCACCCATACAAGTATTGAGTATCAAGTGATTCTACAATGAAAATGCAAACAAAGTCGATATGGAAAATAATTCCCCAGAAAAGTTACTGACCGAATGTGTTATGTTTTCAAGAGAATCAACAATGCAATGAGCGTAATCATAACTTGGATATATGCACCATTTATCTCCTGCGTGGGGATGAGGGGTGAACTGAACAGTGGAAAGTAAGAGCGCATTAGCATCCCTTTTTAGCATCACAAAACATTTGTGTCAAGACACTTACCTTGATACGATAAGCAATTAGATCATACATATTGAAATTATCACTCTGCATGTCCTGTTTCATTCTTAATGTTGCTTTTCCTTCCTCAAGCAACCCCTTCTTCATGTCATCAAACAACTTCAGAGATTCTTCAATTGGTCTATCCCTCCAAGGACTGTTCATCTTTTTTTCCCTGTACTCTTTTATCTCATCAGGTGTCTGAAACATACAAAGAGAATTGTTGTCAACCACTGCCACACATAAAGCAAGAAATGATCACACATCAAATTAGTTCAGTATTTCAACTTTAGAGGTACATTCCTTACTTCAGAATAGCTTAAAAAAGGCAAAATTAGATAACTgaacaaaatattcaattagGATCTAGACAATGAAAATCATGAGTGTCCAAACAAGAACCCACCTGATGATCAACATAAGCATGGCCACGACGTATCAGCTCCACTGCTAGTTCGTAGAGCTCTTGGAAATAATCACTGGTGTAGGTGATCTGAAGTTTTCAGACACATATTAGACGATGTCCACAAGAGTGTCAACCATTTGGGTAAGGAATTATACCTTAAAGGGTTCCCAGCCCATCCATCCCACAATCTCTTCAATGTGATCAATATAttcttttttctcagcttctgGATTCGTGTCATCAAATCTATGTATCATTTAATGgttagaagaaaataaaatctcAATTTTGACATATACAGTGCGATATCTTAAAGGTAATCAAGATAGTGCTAATTCTTGACCACGAAAACTATTGTTTTATATGTCCGATAAAGCAAAGGGACCTCTTATGACAATTAGTGTAGAAGCACTCCTGACCTGAGGTAGCAGCCTCCACCTCGCTCCTTAGCCAGGCCAAAGTCCACAAACATAGCCTATAGAATTAATAAATAAGAATTGAGAGAAATGTCCATAATAAATGCAATGAGATATGCTAGATTAGCCTTTTATTACCTTGGCATGACCTATATGTAGATACCCATTTGGCTCAGGAGGAAAGCGTGTGTGTACTTTTCCACCTGTGACCTTCAAATGTTTGTCTAAAATTTCCTTTGAATTGCAAGCTCTAAGCACCGGACGATCGCTGAAATATATTTCAGTATGTACCTGGAGACCAACAAAATAGGGCGACAATGTCATCAAAATAACTCATCGGGAAAGGTAAGTAGTGGAATGGAATAATTTAAGGCCGAACTAATCACCCAAAAATTAGTGCGACTTTTAGCATGatccaaaaattaatttttccaTTCAGATATCCAAAAACTAAGCTCACCAAAAGAGAAAAAAGCAACTCACAGAAAGAGAATTGAAATACTACCTTAAAGTTCTGATCAGGTGAAGGAAATATTAAAAATGGATTGATTTCTTCTTCAGTTGGTTTTTCTGGAGCTGTCTCAACAAGAACTGATTTTTCCTGGTAACACCAAAGACAAGATAAAGAAACCTAGTGTCATACTACAATTTGCATAATTACTATCATATAGAACAAACTATAATTTCACACTGCTGAACTATCTGTCTGGCAATAAGACAGGAGACCAGAAATGCATTGTGAGAAATGTGGCTATTTATAAGATCCAAAAGTTCACTCCACAGTAAAGGAGTGCAAATATTCAAAAGACTCACCTCTGCTTTAACAGgcttctcttttttcttttttacggGCTTCTCATTGTCTGCGGCTGTCCTTTCCCCAAGCAGGGAATATAAATTGGTATCAATGATTTTCTGGTGGAAGTTGAGCAGgtcagaaaaataaataagacaGTACATGTATAAAAATGTTAATGTTGTTTTGCTAATTTCTGGAGAACGCTAGCACGTGTCAATATTACCTTGACAACCTTTGGATCTGCCCATGGCTGTTTCTTTCTCACGTGAGCAAATAGTTCACCAACTGTATTTATATAGTTGATTAATACACAAATTACCATCATAATAGTAACTATTGAGCCAAACTGGACAGGTTTTCATAATGATAAAGTCAACTATCCAGGAATGCCCATATAAGTAAGTTCTGTAAAACATAATCATCATACGAAATTGCGAATAACAAAGCCTGTACTGGTTCAAGTACAAAGTTCCAGTACTACTTAAGCGACAAATACGCACCACATACAAGGCCATATTATTCTATTAGCATATATCAAATAAATTAGGTCCATTTTGAAATATGGAATTACCAACCATTTGTTCGGTACCGCTGCTCCAAAATAACAGCTTTATTCTCTTCAAAAATCTCATCCACAGATTTTTCAATATCTTCCTCAGAAACCTCAACTCCTGCATAAGACAAGATACACTTTTTAGGactatacttttatatattactagtaattaattattaacCATTTAGAATATAGAAGAATCGCACTCAACCATAATGGTCCAGATGGATACAGAAATGATTCATATTTAATTGTTTAACATAATAGCTAggaaatcaaaataattaaggAGGAAATGATAGGAAGGTTCAGAATATTCTTTTGAAAAGATCATATAGCCCACAATCCAACTCAGATTTAaacttttaaataaatatattactcctattacATCTAGTCATCTACAGAGAATCATAATTTTGGATCATACCAACACCACAAGCAGCTTCAAAGTCATCAATCTTCAAGTTGTCAGAAGCAATAGTAGTGAGAAATAAAAAGGCAGCTTCTAACTGGGCGGGAATTTTAATCTGTAAGAGTAAGAAACACTGATTAACAACAGGCATACTGAAAAGTAACTATTCAAGCTTAAACCCTTTGTGAAAATGCATAAAACATATGAGCTTTACACCTTTAATGACGTAATATATTTAAGCAATGTAGGCCGATGTACAAGAGCATTTGTTGGAAACTTCGTAGCAACCTGCCAGCCAAGAAATGGTATGATATTTTTACATGTTTGAATGTCCATCTCAGTAAAGAAATAGAGGGCCACAACCAGCATATGGTAAACTGAAATGCAGCAACGTTGAAGGTATTTATCAATACTAAATCATGTTCTTACTGAATAAAGTAGATTCCCAACTGTCCGATCACATCCATCAATCACAGCTGCCTGCAACAACATATATAGAGGTGAACTTAAAAACAAGCTAACTTGTATGAGAGCTAACAATTGAATTTTAAACAGAATCAAACAGTTAAAATCCACATATATTCAAATCATGCGCGAAGTGAAAAAAAGaatcataaaaaatactccttccATGGGTACCGTGCAACATTGGAGATGGGTAGGTTTTTTGTAAATAAAGAGTATTACGAGGTATAAGTTGAGATGCCCACAAAGGGAAATTTGCATACTTTTTGTGGGCACTTAACAAGCCAACTGTTGCACACTCTTGGTTGGTTGACGGAGGGAGTGTAAGAATTCAAAATGACATGACTATACCTTACCTCCATATACTAATCAGCACAAAAACAATCTCCCAATGCCAACCAATATATAaatctaatactccctctgtcccttaaAATAAGAACTATTTACATTTTAGTCCGGTCCTTAAAATtatgcactttctattttaggaaacttttttctctggtgggacccattctccacttacaatacttcaatcacttttttttctattctcttatactttaccaattgtgcattaaccCCCCAACCCACCCCCAAAAAAAGTtcctatttttaagggacggaatctCTCTCTTACATGACCAACCGTGCattacccccccccccccacctcAAAAGCATGTATCAAAAAGTTTTCAGATGAAGTCCGCACCATTGGTAATCAGCATAATTTCTCAAAAAAATTGATAGCTAATCAAGATGCATAGTTAAATCCGAAATGAACCAAGGTTTTCCTCAACATcttctaaaaatgaaagaatgccacatgcaaaaaaaaaacattcgatcactaataaaatacacaaacacaatccAAATCATATCTAAGAATCAATTAGAAATTGCTACATAAATCTAAAACAAAAGGCAGAGACCTCAACTAAATATCACAAATTCGACATGCACAAACAGAAAAAACACTATAATTCACACTCCACTCATCATAATCGCAGAAAATCGCAATTCCGCAAAAAACGCAGGAATACCTCATGAATGACGGCGGTGAGATTGGCCGTGACCTTATTGTTGGCGACGGTGTTCTTCGCCGTCCTTTCATCCAGCCCAATCTTCAGAAACAAATCCAGTGTCTCGTCGCCGCCGCTTTCAGTTGCGTTCTTCCCCACCATTGCTTCAGCTCAACTGTAATTTCTCCCTAATTCTTACTGATACCAAGCCAATAGGAGTAATTTTTATGACCTGGATTTATAACCCTAGCTAGAATGGAGATTTTATCAATTCCGCTGCTTAATTTTAATACTACAAGGTTTTAGCTTGGGAAGCAAGGGTCAAAATTAGAAGGTCCAATCGTACAATAGAAATAGACTAATTGgtaatgacacgggttttaaagTAGTTGAAATAATGTTATAGATAGTACGGCCCAAAAATGATAACGTAAAAgtgaagaagaaaatattttaattaataaatatgaattatttATATGCGACGGGcagtgaaaaaaaagaaattcaacTAATTTTTATGATATGGGGAGAGTATCAAtatattttacttcattcattCCACGATAAGAGTCACGTTTGATATGAACACGAATTTTAAGTTATGTAAAAATAGTAgattggaaaagttagtagaatacgTGGTccactttttttatattggttttataatagaatgtgagtcaagtgagttaatggaatgtgagacctatttatcatttatagtaaattGAAATGTAGTACGGTAATTCTTATTGTGGAACtaactaaaatgacaaaatgtgatttttattgtgggacagagagagtaagaTTTTAAGTATTACTCActtcgtccgccattaggagtctcatttatggggtgcacgggttttaagaaatgttaaaaaaatggatggaaaaaagttagtggaatgagagtcccacttgtatatattagttttaaatgaaatgtgagtggaataagttagtggaaagtgaaaccctattaccatttatgataaaagtgaaccggACTCCTATTTgcagacggactaaaatgggaAAACAGGACTAGTATTCGGGGTCAAAGGGAGTATCTTTTCTTTTGTAGCTGGGATTTCTTCTACCGTTGCTAGGATTTTTTTAGGtgattaaaatgaaaatgactgCATTGGGCCAATTAGAGCGTAGATGGGCTTTTATGTCCCAATTCTGTGGCGGGCTTGGGCTATACACTACACGGCTACACCCATTAGTGGGCCTGCAACTCTATAAGAATTCTACTTCATCTGCTTTTCTGAGAGCTCTTATTTTATGCATTATTGAAGCTCTGATACATAAACACCATCCATTTGATTTCTTCCCAAAATTTCCCTTTCTTGATAGTATTGATGTGAGCAAAGGCGGACACATAGGGTTTGAGAGGACAATTAGTAGTGTAAGTATATGGAGTATGTTGTTTTAGTTGATATGGGCTTTTGCACAATAATCTACACAAAATAACAAAAGTTCAACGAATTATATACTCCTTCACTGCTGCTATATGAATTACGAGCCCATTTTATTTCTCGAGTGGCGATTGTGAGTAGCTAAAGAAAAATCGGAATAACTGACCAAACCCTAGTATTTTGCACATGTCGAATTCTGCTACTGGTAGAGAAATTAATACTGAATGTGAGTAGGCAAGACAGTAAATGATGCTGAGGGTGATTGTTTAAGATCTCACGTAGGGGTCCTCTTCATGAGTCTTCATACTATGGAGGTACAATCATGCCCACATATCATTCAAGAATCATCAGTTGCTTTCAATATTTCGTGTTTATGATGGATGATGTATCACTCACTATTATGATTTGTTTAGGCAGCCCAATACAACGGATTAAAATCTAACCCACAAACACACAATCATTTCCAATTTACATATTTATCCCCCATTCTCTCTAACCTTAAATGGTTTAACTAAGACTCTAAATACGAcatatatagatttaattttgaattaatggTACAATAATTTCAAGCCCATAAATGCATAAATGATTCCGACAATC from Salvia splendens isolate huo1 chromosome 9, SspV2, whole genome shotgun sequence includes:
- the LOC121748379 gene encoding transcription factor MYB62-like, with protein sequence MMMSSSSSSSKGKIPKSNSKLDEDGSEMRRGPWTLEEDNLLIQHITSHGEGQWNSLSKSAGLKRTGKSCRLRWLNYLKPDIKRGNLSPHEQLLILELHSRWGNRWSKIAQHLPGRTDNEIKNYWRTRVQKQARQLKIDSNSKNFLEAVRLYWMPRLLEKMEQNAKSSSSETPNLAISAAAAPPSPIQISHPAPPNSEMEIEEISRLLSSPESFDEDGGYVTAYGVGESECHAADVDWFGEDIGINSFWNSDELWQFRRLD
- the LOC121748378 gene encoding glutamine--tRNA ligase, cytoplasmic-like produces the protein MVGKNATESGGDETLDLFLKIGLDERTAKNTVANNKVTANLTAVIHEAAVIDGCDRTVGNLLYSVATKFPTNALVHRPTLLKYITSLKIKIPAQLEAAFLFLTTIASDNLKIDDFEAACGVGVEVSEEDIEKSVDEIFEENKAVILEQRYRTNVGELFAHVRKKQPWADPKVVKKIIDTNLYSLLGERTAADNEKPVKKKKEKPVKAEEKSVLVETAPEKPTEEEINPFLIFPSPDQNFKVHTEIYFSDRPVLRACNSKEILDKHLKVTGGKVHTRFPPEPNGYLHIGHAKAMFVDFGLAKERGGGCYLRFDDTNPEAEKKEYIDHIEEIVGWMGWEPFKITYTSDYFQELYELAVELIRRGHAYVDHQTPDEIKEYREKKMNSPWRDRPIEESLKLFDDMKKGLLEEGKATLRMKQDMQSDNFNMYDLIAYRIKFTPHPHAGDKWCIYPSYDYAHCIVDSLENITHSLCTLEFETRRASYYWLLDALGLYQPYVWEYSRLNITNTVMSKRKLNRLVTEKWVDGWDDPRLMTLAGLRRRGVTSTSINAFVRGIGITRSDNSLIRLNRLEYHIREELNKTAPRAMVVLNPLKVVITNMDAAVMDLDAKKWPDAPADDASSFYKVPFSKVVYIEQSDFRLKDSKDYYGLAPGKSVLLRYAFPIKCTEVILGDDNETVHEIRAEYDPSKKSKPKGVLHWVSESSPGANPLKVEVRLFDKLFNSENPAELDDWLSDLNPHSKVVIADAYTVPSIKNAAVGDSFQFERLGYFVVDPDSSPEKLVFNRTVTLRDSYGKQGK